The following proteins come from a genomic window of Lolium rigidum isolate FL_2022 chromosome 5, APGP_CSIRO_Lrig_0.1, whole genome shotgun sequence:
- the LOC124654739 gene encoding transcription factor bHLH49-like, producing MEGFSHLQQQMEYGLANAGSFLFSHGNPEDAAASLEASSVVLDTHPVANASPEKKRKPGEDTASLNSAHSPREPSKESTRKRGGRKQSKMEEEDEPKGYIHVRARRGQATDSHSLSERVRRERISERMRMLQALVPGCDKVTGKALILDEIINYVQSLQNQVEFLSMRIASLSPVLYGFGMESDAAFSDQSQKIEGMFHGAAALPADPPMTRSCSPAPSQAMMDTGTSSSSPPYSLHGTQDNVSSSSYMMQTVGEPRQELFNQVVFSNYMCSFQQ from the exons ATGGAAGGATTCTCACACCTCCAACAGCAGATGGAGTATGGCCTCGCCAATGCCGGCAGCTTCTTGTTCTCCCATGGCAACCCTGAGGATGCAGCAGCTTCGCTGGAGGCCTCATCTGTGGTTCTTGACACTCATCCTGTGGCCAATGCTTCtccggagaagaagaggaagcccgGGGAAGACACAGCCAGCCTCAACTCTGCTCACTCCCCCAGG GAACCCAGCAAGGAGAGTACAAGGAAGAGGGGAGGCAGAAAACAGAgcaagatggaggaagaggatgagccaAAGGGGTACATCCATGTGAGGGCAAGGAGAGGGCAGGCAACAGATAGCCACAGCCTTTCAGAGAGG GTGAGGAGGGAGAGGATCAGTGAGAGGATGAGGATGCTGCAGGCCCTGGTCCCTGGTTGTGACAAG GTAACTGGAAAGGCCCTCATTTTGGATGAGATCATAAACTATGTGCAGTCCCTGCAGAACCAAGTTGAG TTCCTGTCCATGCGGATTGCTTCCCTGAGCCCTGTGCTGTATGGGTTTGGCATGGAGAGTGATGCTGCATTCAGTGACCAATCACAA AAGATCGAAGGCATGTTCCATGGGGCAGCTGCATTGCCTGCTGATCCTCCCATGACCAGATCATGTAGCCCAGCTCCATCTCAAGCCATGATGGACACAggcacctcctcctcttccccgccCTACTCACTTCATGGCACCCAA GACAATGTCAGCAGCAGCAGCTACATGATGCAAACAGTAGGCGAGCCGAGGCAGGAACTGTTCAATCAAGTGGTGTTCAGCAACTACATGTGCTCTTTCCAGCAGTGA